From Flavobacterium arcticum, the proteins below share one genomic window:
- the rpsC gene encoding 30S ribosomal protein S3 translates to MGQKTNPIGNRLGIIRGWDSNWYGGNDYGDKLAEDHKIRKYIHARLAKASVSKVIIERTLKLVTVTITTARPGIIIGKGGQEVDKLKEELKKITDKEVQINIFEIKRPEIDAHLVGASVARQIESRISYRRAIKMAIAAAMRMNAEGIKILISGRLNGAEMARSEMFKEGRVPLSTFRADIDYALVEAHTTYGRMGIKVWIMKGEVYGKRDLSPLVGMDKKQSKSSGSQGRPNSGGPGGRPNQRKRK, encoded by the coding sequence ATGGGACAAAAGACAAATCCAATAGGGAATCGCCTTGGTATCATCAGGGGATGGGACTCCAACTGGTATGGTGGAAATGATTACGGTGACAAACTTGCCGAAGATCATAAAATCAGAAAGTACATCCATGCCCGTTTAGCAAAAGCGAGTGTATCTAAAGTAATAATCGAGAGAACGCTTAAACTTGTAACCGTTACTATCACTACTGCCCGTCCTGGTATTATTATCGGTAAAGGTGGACAAGAGGTAGACAAGTTAAAAGAAGAACTTAAGAAAATTACTGACAAAGAGGTTCAAATCAACATCTTTGAAATTAAAAGACCTGAAATTGATGCTCACCTTGTAGGTGCAAGCGTTGCTCGTCAGATTGAAAGCAGAATCTCTTACAGGAGAGCTATCAAGATGGCAATTGCTGCCGCTATGCGTATGAATGCAGAGGGTATCAAAATTTTAATCTCAGGTCGTTTGAACGGAGCTGAAATGGCACGTTCTGAAATGTTCAAAGAAGGTAGGGTTCCTCTATCAACTTTCAGAGCTGATATTGATTATGCACTTGTAGAAGCTCATACTACTTATGGTAGAATGGGAATCAAAGTGTGGATCATGAAAGGTGAAGTTTACGGTAAGAGAGATCTTTCTCCGTTAGTAGGTATGGATAAAAAACAATCCAAATCTTCAGGATCTCAAGGAAGACCTAATTCAGGTGGACCGGGCGGAAGACCAAACCAACGCAAAAGAAAGTAA
- the fusA gene encoding elongation factor G, with amino-acid sequence MARDLKYTRNIGIAAHIDAGKTTTTERVLFYTGKSHKIGEVHDGAATMDWMAQEQERGITITSAATTCTWNFPTEQGKPLPETLPYHFNIIDTPGHVDFTVEVNRSLRVLDGLVFLFSAVDGVEPQSETNWRLADNYKVPRMGFVNKMDRQGSNFLAVCQQVRDMLKSNAVAITLPIGEENDFKGIVDLVKNQAIIWHDETQGATFDIIPIPEDMKEEVHEYRAALIEAVADYDETLMEKFFEDEDSITEEEINVALRKATIDMSIIPMICGSAFKNKGVQFMLDAVCKYLPSPMDKEGIVGVNPDTEEEELRKPDPKAPFAALAFKIATDPFVGRLAFFRAYSGRLDAGSYVLNTRSGNKERISRIYQMHANKQNPIEYIEAGDIGAAVGFKDIKTGDTLCNEKNPIVLESMDFPDPVIGIAIEPKTKADVDKMGMALAKLAEEDPTFQVKTDEASGQTIISGMGELHLDILIDRMRREFKVEVNQGEPQVEYKEAFTKDAQHREVYKKQSGGRGKFADIVFNIGPADEGVVGLQFINEVKGGNVPKEYVPSVEKGFKMAMKAGPLAGYEVDSLKVTLKDGSFHPVDSDALSFELAAKLGYKESGRAAGAVILEPIMKIEVITPEENMGDIVGDLNRRRGQVSDMGDRAGAKTIKANVPLSEMFGYVTTLRTLSSGRATSTMEFSHYAETPSNISEEVIKKAKGND; translated from the coding sequence ATGGCTAGAGATTTAAAATATACTAGAAACATAGGAATTGCTGCTCATATTGATGCTGGTAAAACAACAACAACAGAGCGTGTTCTTTTTTATACTGGTAAATCGCACAAAATTGGTGAGGTGCACGATGGTGCTGCAACAATGGACTGGATGGCGCAAGAGCAAGAAAGAGGTATTACAATTACATCTGCTGCTACTACTTGTACTTGGAATTTCCCAACAGAACAAGGTAAGCCGCTTCCAGAAACGCTTCCTTATCACTTTAATATTATTGATACTCCTGGACACGTTGATTTTACTGTTGAAGTAAATCGTTCGTTAAGGGTTCTTGATGGTCTTGTTTTCTTGTTTAGTGCAGTTGATGGTGTTGAGCCACAATCTGAAACAAACTGGAGGCTGGCTGATAATTATAAAGTGCCTCGTATGGGCTTTGTGAATAAAATGGACCGTCAAGGGTCTAACTTCCTTGCTGTTTGTCAGCAAGTAAGAGATATGCTAAAATCTAATGCAGTTGCAATCACTTTGCCAATTGGTGAAGAAAATGATTTTAAAGGTATTGTAGATTTAGTAAAAAATCAGGCTATTATATGGCATGATGAAACTCAAGGTGCTACATTTGATATTATTCCTATTCCTGAAGATATGAAGGAAGAGGTTCATGAATACAGAGCTGCTCTTATAGAAGCGGTTGCTGATTATGATGAAACTCTTATGGAGAAATTCTTTGAGGATGAAGATTCTATTACTGAGGAAGAGATTAATGTTGCTTTGAGAAAAGCTACTATTGATATGTCTATCATACCAATGATATGTGGTTCAGCGTTTAAAAATAAAGGTGTTCAGTTTATGCTGGATGCAGTTTGTAAATACCTTCCATCTCCAATGGATAAAGAAGGTATTGTAGGTGTTAACCCAGATACAGAAGAAGAAGAATTACGTAAGCCAGATCCTAAAGCGCCTTTTGCCGCTTTAGCATTTAAAATTGCTACTGACCCTTTTGTTGGTCGTTTAGCATTCTTTAGAGCTTATTCAGGTAGGCTTGATGCTGGTTCTTATGTATTGAATACACGTTCAGGTAACAAAGAGCGTATTTCTCGTATCTACCAGATGCATGCTAACAAGCAAAATCCAATTGAATATATTGAGGCAGGAGATATTGGTGCGGCAGTAGGATTTAAGGATATTAAAACTGGAGATACACTGTGTAATGAAAAAAATCCAATAGTATTGGAGAGTATGGATTTTCCAGATCCAGTAATTGGTATCGCTATTGAACCTAAAACTAAAGCTGACGTTGATAAAATGGGTATGGCTTTGGCTAAACTTGCAGAAGAAGATCCAACATTCCAAGTTAAAACAGATGAGGCTTCAGGTCAAACTATTATATCAGGAATGGGTGAGCTTCACCTAGACATCCTTATTGATAGAATGAGACGTGAGTTTAAAGTTGAAGTTAACCAAGGTGAGCCTCAAGTTGAATATAAAGAAGCATTTACTAAAGATGCACAGCACAGAGAAGTTTATAAGAAACAATCTGGTGGTCGTGGTAAATTTGCAGATATCGTTTTCAACATTGGTCCAGCAGACGAAGGTGTTGTTGGTCTTCAGTTTATTAACGAAGTAAAAGGTGGTAACGTTCCTAAAGAATATGTACCATCTGTAGAGAAAGGATTTAAAATGGCTATGAAAGCAGGACCTCTTGCAGGTTATGAAGTTGATAGCTTGAAAGTAACTCTTAAAGATGGATCTTTCCACCCTGTGGATTCAGATGCATTATCTTTTGAGTTGGCTGCAAAATTAGGTTATAAAGAATCTGGTCGTGCTGCTGGTGCTGTTATCCTTGAGCCTATAATGAAAATTGAAGTTATCACTCCTGAAGAAAACATGGGAGATATCGTTGGTGACCTTAATAGAAGAAGAGGTCAAGTTAGTGATATGGGTGACAGAGCTGGTGCTAAAACCATTAAAGCAAATGTTCCTTTATCAGAAATGTTTGGTTATGTAACTACATTGAGAACACTATCTTCTGGTAGAGCAACATCTACAATGGAGTTTTCTCACTATGCTGAGACGCCTTCAAACATATCAGAAGAAGTAATCAAGAAAGCTAAAGGCAACGATTAA
- the rplC gene encoding 50S ribosomal protein L3, translating to MSGLIGRKIGMTSIFDENGKNIPCTVIEAGPCVVTQVRTNEVDGYKALQLGFDDKSEKHVVKAAAGHFKKAGTSGKRKVVEFKYFEEEHNLGDVLTVDLFSEGEFVDVQGVSKGKGFQGVVKRHGFGGVGQATHGQHNRLRAPGSVGASSYPSRVFKGMRMAGRMGGENVTVQNLTVLKVVAEKNLIVVKGAVPGHKNSYVIIQK from the coding sequence ATGTCTGGGTTAATTGGAAGAAAAATCGGCATGACCAGTATTTTCGACGAAAACGGTAAAAACATACCGTGTACAGTAATCGAAGCAGGTCCTTGTGTCGTTACCCAAGTCAGAACCAATGAGGTTGACGGGTATAAAGCGTTACAACTTGGTTTCGATGACAAATCAGAAAAACATGTAGTAAAAGCGGCCGCAGGTCACTTTAAAAAAGCAGGAACTTCTGGTAAAAGAAAAGTCGTTGAATTCAAGTATTTTGAAGAAGAACATAACTTAGGAGATGTTCTAACTGTAGATTTGTTCAGTGAGGGCGAATTTGTAGATGTGCAAGGAGTATCTAAAGGTAAAGGTTTCCAAGGTGTTGTAAAACGTCATGGTTTTGGCGGTGTTGGTCAAGCAACACACGGTCAGCATAACCGATTGAGAGCTCCTGGTTCTGTTGGTGCATCATCATATCCATCAAGGGTATTTAAAGGTATGCGTATGGCAGGAAGAATGGGTGGAGAAAATGTAACAGTACAAAACCTTACAGTTTTAAAAGTTGTGGCAGAAAAAAACCTTATTGTTGTTAAGGGTGCTGTGCCAGGACATAAGAACTCGTATGTAATCATTCAGAAGTAA
- the rplW gene encoding 50S ribosomal protein L23 — protein sequence MSIIIKPIITEKITKDGEIFNRFGFIVNKKANKIQIKNAVEAAYGVSVVNVNTMNYRADRSVKYTKSGLISGKTNAYKKAVVQVQEGETIDFYNNI from the coding sequence ATGAGCATTATAATTAAGCCTATCATCACTGAAAAAATAACTAAAGACGGAGAGATTTTTAACCGTTTTGGTTTTATTGTAAACAAAAAAGCTAACAAAATCCAAATAAAAAATGCTGTTGAGGCTGCTTATGGGGTTTCTGTTGTTAATGTAAATACAATGAATTACAGGGCTGATAGATCGGTTAAATACACTAAGAGTGGTTTAATATCAGGAAAGACAAATGCTTATAAAAAAGCAGTTGTACAAGTACAAGAAGGAGAAACAATAGATTTTTACAACAATATCTAA
- the rplV gene encoding 50S ribosomal protein L22: protein MGVRKRERAEQIKEANRQVAFAKLNNCPTSPRKMRIVADLVRGKKVELALNILKFNSKEASRKLEKLLLSAINNWQQKNSEGNLEEAGLFIKEIRVDGGAMLKRLRPAPQGRAHRIRKRSNHVTIVLGAINNNTQSN from the coding sequence ATGGGAGTTCGTAAAAGAGAAAGAGCAGAGCAGATAAAAGAAGCTAACAGGCAAGTAGCATTTGCCAAGCTTAATAACTGCCCAACTTCGCCCCGAAAAATGCGCATAGTTGCAGATTTGGTAAGAGGTAAAAAGGTAGAATTGGCTCTTAATATATTAAAATTCAATAGTAAAGAGGCTTCTCGCAAATTAGAAAAACTTTTGTTATCAGCTATTAATAACTGGCAACAAAAAAATAGCGAGGGTAATCTTGAAGAAGCTGGTCTTTTTATAAAAGAGATTAGAGTTGACGGTGGAGCTATGCTAAAGAGACTTAGACCAGCACCACAAGGTCGTGCTCATAGAATAAGAAAACGTTCTAATCACGTTACAATCGTGCTTGGAGCTATTAACAATAATACACAAAGCAATTAA
- the rpsJ gene encoding 30S ribosomal protein S10: protein MSQKIRIKLKSYDHSLVDKSAEKIVKTVKSTGAVVTGPIPLPTNKKIFTVLRSPHVNKKSREQFEVSSYKRLLDIYSSSSKTIDALMKLELPSGVEVEIKV from the coding sequence ATGAGTCAGAAAATCAGAATAAAATTAAAATCATACGATCATAGTCTTGTAGATAAATCTGCAGAGAAGATCGTTAAAACGGTAAAGAGCACAGGTGCTGTTGTTACAGGTCCTATTCCTTTACCTACAAACAAAAAGATTTTTACAGTACTGCGTTCTCCGCACGTAAATAAAAAATCTAGAGAGCAGTTTGAAGTTAGTTCTTACAAAAGGCTTCTTGATATCTATAGTTCTTCTTCTAAAACTATCGACGCGCTAATGAAATTAGAGCTTCCTAGTGGTGTAGAAGTTGAGATTAAGGTATAA
- the rpsL gene encoding 30S ribosomal protein S12 yields the protein MPTIQQLVRTGRTQMTKKSKSAALDSCPQRRGVCTRVYTTTPKKPNSAMRKVARVRLTNGNEVNAYIPGEGHNLQEHSIVLVRGGRVKDLPGVRYHIVRGALDTAGVSGRLQRRSKYGAKRPKDKK from the coding sequence ATGCCTACAATTCAACAATTAGTAAGAACAGGGAGAACCCAGATGACTAAGAAGAGTAAATCGGCTGCGTTAGATTCTTGTCCTCAAAGAAGGGGTGTATGTACGCGTGTTTACACGACTACACCTAAGAAACCGAATTCTGCAATGCGTAAAGTTGCAAGGGTTCGTTTGACAAATGGTAATGAAGTGAATGCTTACATACCAGGAGAAGGACATAACCTACAAGAGCACTCGATAGTATTAGTTAGGGGTGGAAGGGTTAAAGATTTACCAGGTGTTAGATACCACATTGTACGTGGTGCTCTAGATACTGCCGGCGTAAGCGGGAGGTTACAGAGAAGATCTAAATATGGTGCTAAACGACCTAAAGACAAAAAGTAA
- the rpsG gene encoding 30S ribosomal protein S7: MRKRQAKKRPLLPDPRFNDQLVTRFVNNLMWDGKKSTAFKVFYDAIDIVETKKQDEEKTALEMWKDALTNVMPHVEVRSRRVGGATFQIPMQIRPDRKISTAMKWLILYARKRNEKSMAQRLASEILAAAKEEGAAVKKRMDTHKMAEANKAFSHFRF; this comes from the coding sequence ATGAGAAAAAGACAGGCTAAAAAAAGACCTCTTTTACCAGATCCAAGATTTAACGATCAGCTGGTAACGCGTTTTGTGAATAACTTAATGTGGGATGGTAAGAAATCTACTGCTTTTAAAGTGTTTTATGATGCAATTGACATCGTAGAGACTAAGAAACAAGATGAAGAAAAAACAGCATTAGAAATGTGGAAAGACGCATTAACTAATGTTATGCCTCATGTAGAGGTAAGAAGTCGTAGAGTAGGTGGAGCTACTTTTCAGATACCAATGCAGATTCGTCCAGACAGGAAAATCTCAACGGCTATGAAGTGGTTAATACTTTATGCAAGAAAAAGAAATGAGAAATCTATGGCTCAAAGATTAGCATCAGAAATTTTAGCTGCGGCTAAAGAAGAAGGTGCTGCTGTTAAAAAGAGAATGGATACTCATAAAATGGCTGAAGCAAATAAAGCGTTCTCTCACTTTAGATTTTAA
- the rpsS gene encoding 30S ribosomal protein S19, whose product MARSLKKGPFVHYKLEKKVQENIEKGNKGVVKTWSRASMITPDFVGQTIAVHNGRQFVPVYVTENMVGHKLGEFSPTRSFRGHAGAKNKGKK is encoded by the coding sequence ATGGCACGTTCATTAAAGAAAGGACCTTTCGTTCACTATAAGTTAGAGAAGAAAGTTCAGGAAAATATAGAAAAGGGTAATAAAGGAGTTGTTAAGACTTGGTCTAGAGCTTCTATGATTACACCTGATTTTGTTGGGCAGACTATAGCGGTACATAACGGACGTCAATTCGTTCCAGTTTACGTTACAGAGAATATGGTAGGTCATAAACTAGGAGAATTTTCACCAACGCGCTCTTTTAGAGGTCACGCTGGTGCTAAAAATAAAGGTAAAAAATAA
- the rplD gene encoding 50S ribosomal protein L4 produces the protein MEVKVLDINGKETGRTVTLSESVFAIEPNKHAVYLDVKQYLANQRQGTHKAKERAEVTGSTRKIKKQKGTGTARAGSIKNPLFKGGGTIFGPRPRSYSFKLNKNLKRLARKSALALKAKDSNLVVVEEFNFDVPNTKNFINVLNALGLDNKKSLFVLGDTNKNVYLSSRNLKSTSVITHSELNTYAVIHANTLVLTEASLGQIVENLSK, from the coding sequence ATGGAAGTAAAAGTATTAGATATCAACGGAAAAGAAACTGGCAGAACGGTAACCCTTTCTGAATCAGTATTCGCAATTGAGCCTAACAAGCACGCTGTTTACCTTGATGTTAAGCAATACCTTGCTAACCAAAGGCAGGGTACGCATAAGGCTAAAGAAAGAGCAGAAGTAACAGGAAGTACACGTAAGATAAAGAAACAAAAAGGTACAGGTACTGCTCGTGCGGGTAGTATTAAAAATCCTTTGTTTAAAGGTGGTGGTACTATTTTTGGCCCTAGACCAAGAAGCTACTCTTTTAAGCTTAATAAAAATCTTAAGCGTCTTGCAAGAAAATCGGCGTTAGCATTAAAAGCCAAAGATTCAAACTTAGTTGTTGTAGAAGAATTTAATTTTGATGTACCAAACACTAAAAATTTCATTAATGTTTTGAATGCTTTAGGGTTAGATAATAAAAAATCTTTATTTGTGTTGGGTGATACAAATAAAAACGTATATTTGTCGTCACGCAATTTAAAAAGCACTAGTGTTATAACTCACTCAGAATTAAATACTTACGCAGTTATTCATGCGAATACTTTAGTTTTAACAGAGGCTTCATTAGGGCAGATTGTAGAAAATTTAAGCAAATAA
- the rplB gene encoding 50S ribosomal protein L2 has product MSVRKLKPITPGQRFRVVNSFDTITTDKPERSLIAPKKNSGGRNSQGKMTMRYTGGGHKQRYRIIDFKRTKVGIPAVVKTIEYDPNRSAFISLLYYADGEKAYIVAQNGLQVGQTVVSGEDAVPEIGNAMPLSKIPLGTVISCIELRPGQGAVIARSAGTFAQLMARDGKYATIKMPSGETRLILLTCMATIGAVSNSDHQLVVSGKAGRSRWLGRRPRTRPVAMNPVDHPMGGGEGRSSGGHPRSRKGLPAKGYRTRSKVNPSNKYIVERRKK; this is encoded by the coding sequence ATGTCAGTAAGAAAATTAAAACCTATTACCCCGGGTCAGCGTTTTAGAGTTGTTAATAGCTTTGACACTATTACAACTGATAAGCCGGAGCGTTCTTTGATCGCACCGAAAAAAAACTCAGGCGGTAGAAATAGTCAAGGGAAAATGACCATGCGTTACACAGGCGGTGGTCACAAACAAAGGTATCGTATAATAGATTTTAAAAGAACCAAAGTAGGTATTCCTGCTGTGGTTAAAACTATCGAGTACGATCCAAACCGTTCAGCGTTTATTTCGTTATTGTATTACGCTGATGGAGAAAAAGCTTACATAGTCGCTCAAAACGGCTTACAAGTAGGTCAAACTGTAGTTTCAGGAGAGGATGCTGTGCCAGAAATTGGTAATGCAATGCCTTTAAGTAAAATTCCTCTAGGAACTGTTATATCTTGTATTGAGCTACGTCCAGGTCAAGGTGCTGTTATAGCTCGTAGTGCTGGTACTTTTGCTCAGTTAATGGCGAGAGATGGAAAATATGCAACAATTAAAATGCCTTCAGGAGAAACAAGGTTAATCCTTTTAACTTGTATGGCTACTATTGGTGCGGTTTCTAACTCAGATCATCAATTGGTTGTTTCTGGTAAAGCAGGTAGATCAAGATGGTTAGGTAGAAGGCCAAGAACAAGACCAGTAGCAATGAACCCGGTAGATCACCCAATGGGTGGTGGTGAAGGACGCTCTTCAGGAGGTCACCCACGTTCTAGAAAAGGACTTCCGGCAAAAGGTTACAGGACTCGTTCTAAAGTTAACCCGAGTAATAAGTATATCGTAGAACGTAGAAAGAAATAA